DNA sequence from the Shewanella piezotolerans WP3 genome:
AGTTTAACTATGCTCTTCATTCATTGCTAACCACATGGCCTAGCATGTTCCTGACATGCTTAAGGCACTCCCTCCATCCCTGGAGGTCAGATGTGGTGAATGTCACTAATGCAGGGTCATTTAATGACCTTACCTCAAAGCCGCTAAACTCTCGCTGAGCGATCAAATCTTTATACTGATTGGTATAAACAAATGATTCACAAGTCCATAACACATGGAACTAAGGCTTTAGTCAAGCTTAAGTTAATGATTTTACTTAAGGGGAATTGAATGTAATCTGCAGAATGCGAGCGCGTAGACGCGCTCGCATGTATTAAATTAAAACGTTGAGAAAATTACAAAGTTCGGCGGGGCGGGACTGCTACATTAGCGAAGATTAGTCCGGCAACAATTGACATGAAAATAAGGAAGATCTGCGTGCCAAGGTGCGACTGATTAAACATGGTTTCACCTAGTATAAGAGTGTTAAGGCCTATATAGGTTTTGCTTCCCGGTACTAAAATCACGATGCCTTGTAATAGCGCAATTGTCGCCGGTGCTTTCATCCATCGAGCAAACAAGTTCGAGTAGACTCCGACCGCTAATGCGCCAAAGAAAATACCAATCGAGTCGCCAAAGTAGATCCCGCCAAGCATGGCAGAAAAGAATGCCACAACCCCTGCCATAACACCCCAAGGTGAATCTTTCATGCGGGCTTTAAAGATAATAACCAGCGCCATGGAAAGGATTGGTACCGCTGTCCATATTGCCCACTTCGGCAGAGAGTCTGGTGCAATATAGGTGGTTTCACCAAACAAGGTTTTACCTATGGTTAAACCAAGAATCACTCCAAAATAGAGCTTAAACAGCAGCATAAAGGCATCCATCACCCTCGCTGTTCCCGATATTAAGTCTCTGGCAGCAAGCTCTGCTAAGCCTAATGTTAACGCTAGACCCGGGATAAAGATGATGATGCCTGACAGGATCACCACTGGAATATTCATACTAGGGTCAAACTGTGCGATACCACTGGCGGCAATGGCACATAAAATGGCCGCGAGGGGCTCGAGCATCTCCGCCATACGTTTTGAACGCTCGGCGCGGTACACTAAGCCGTACACCATAAGGCCTAAAATGGCGGACCAAAATACATCGTTCCAGCTGGTTCCCATTAGCATGGCAAAGGCACCAGCCGAACTGCCAAACGCCAATAACGTTAAGCCTGTACCATATGGGTTCGGTTTATTTGATATCTCTTCCAGCCTTTCAAGGGCTTCGGAAAGTGTTCGCTTACCCGACATTAACTCCTCAACGAGTTCATCGGTACGGGCAAGAGAGCCTAAATCGAGCTCGCCAGGTTTAACCCGAGCAACGTGGTTATACTCTTGATCTTCGTCGTGTTGCAGAACAAATGTCAATGCGGTGGCGAGATCAAGAAATAGCCTTCAATACCAAGCAGATCGGAGACTGCTATCAGGTGGGCTTCGAGTCGGTAGGCTGGGGTGCCAAATTTATGTAGAGCTTTCCCGAGTCTAATAATAAAACGGCGTTTCTCTAGGAATTCTTGATTATCCAATATCTTACTCGCCAAAGGTGATTTAGGATTATTTATTTCAATTAAACAGTTACTTACGCTTGTTAAGCCTTGTTGATTTGAGCGACTGTTTATTGGTCATGATTTTACGAGCGCATCTTAACCTATTTGAACTAAAAGGTTGCCATTTATTTACATAATGATCCTAAATTGTAATGCTGTACTTTTAAGGGCAGGTTTTAAAAGGATAAGCAATGCCACTCGCGATTTCGGGGCTATATATTAGCCTCACTGCAATACTTACTGTAGCACTCACATACAGAGTGATAAAACTGAGACGTACCCATAAAATTGGTATAGGTAGTGCCGGTAATGAAGCTCTGGCGTTAGCTCAACGCGTCCATGGTAACTTGCTTGAAAATGCACCCATAGCATTGTTGTTACTTATCGTCGCAGAGATGAACGGCACGAGCGCCGCTGCGTTACATATATTTGGTACGGCATGGATTGTCGCACGACTAATGCATGCTATTGGTTTAACCCAAGGCAGAGGCGGTTACCACTTTGGACGTTTTTGGGGCGTGCTAACCAGCTGGGCTGTGATCTTAGGACTCGTGGTGGTTAATCTACTCGCTTTTGTCACATCATTATAGGCGAGTAACAAGTCGGCCGTTTAGGCTGCTTTTTCATCCGAATGTAGCTGCTAGGCCCCACAGGAGAATACACTCAGCGGCCAAAGGGTTATATAATCTATACTAAAAAAAGCACTAATTTGATGCTTTTTTAGTCACACCTATGGGGCGGAGCCTGTTATACTCCGCGTCCCTGCAGTAGGTATAAGTCGGGGCGCGTAATCTGCGTATTCTTTGTTATTTCAGTTAGGCTATCTAATCCATGCAAGTAGAATCCACACTCTTTACTCACCCTAAGTTTCGTCCTGAGCTGACTCGGCCCGCGCCATTTCTGCCTATGTCTCGCAAAGAGATGGATAAATTAGGCTGGGATAGCTGTGACATTATTATTGTGACAGGCGATGCCTATGTGGATCATCCAAGCTTTGGTATGGCTGTGATTGGGCGGATGCTTGAAGCACAGGGCTTTAGAGTTGGCATTATCTCGCAGCCAGATTGGTCTAATAAAAACGACTTCATGAAATTAGGTAAACCTAACCTCTATTTCGGTGTTACCGCCGGCAATATGGATTCGATGATCAACCGTTACACGGCAGAGCGCCGTATGCGACATGATGATGCTTATACCGCGGGTAACCTTGGTGGTAAGCGCCCAGATCGAGCCGTTACGGTTTATACCCAACGCTGTAAAGAAGCTTTCAAACAGGTGCCAGTTGTTATCGGCGGTATCGAAGCCAGCCTGCGCCGTATTGCCCACTATGATTACTGGTCAGATAAGGTGCGCCGCAGTGTCATTTTAGATGCTAAAGCCGACATTTTGGTTTACGGCAATGCCGAGCGTCCTTTAGTTGAGCTGTCACACCGGTTAGCCAGCGGCGAGCCTGTCAGTCAACTGCATAATATTCGCGGTACGACTGTTATCCGCAAAGAACCTCTGCCTGAATGGAAAGGGATGGATTCGCGCAAGCTGGATCAGTTGCATAAGATAGATCCTATTCCGAATCCTTATGGCGCCGATGATGTGGGTTGTAAAAACTTGTCGGGGCCAACGGATGAGAAAATTTTCGACAATGATGCGCCGAAAGCGATTAGCGTACAGCCCCCAAGGCCTAAACCTTGGGAGAAAACCTATGTGCTGCTGCCAAGTTTCGAGAAGGTCTCTGAAGACAAATTCTTATACGCTCATGCATCACGGATTTTGCACCAAGAGCAAAATCCTGGCTGTGCACGAGCGCTGTTTCAAAAGCACGCAGAGCGAGCCATTTGGGTGAATCCGCCAGCGTGGCCGCTGAATACCGATGAGATGGACGGCGTATTTGACTTAGCCTATAAGCGCGTGCCGCATCCTTCGTACGGTAAAGAAAAAATTCCTGCCTACGACATGATCAAGACCTCGATCAATATCATGCGAGGCTGCTTTGGTGGTTGCTCATTCTGCTCAATTACAGAGCATGAAGGGCGAATCATTCAAAGCCGTTCACAAGACTCGATTGTGAAAGAGATTAAAGATATCCAAGATAAGGTCCCCGGTTTTACTGGCGTCATTTCTGATCTTGGTGGTCCCACGGCCAACATGTATCGCTTAGGCTGTTCAAGCGTGAAAGCAGAAAGCACCTGTCGCCGTCTATCTTGCGTATTCCCATCAATTTGTGGTCACTTAGATACCGATCATCAAGCGACGATAGATCTATATCGTGCGGCAAGAGATGTTCCAGGGATCAAAAAAGTATTGATTGCTTCGGGTGTGCGTTATGACTTGGCCACAGAAGATCCACGTTACGTGAAAGAGTTAGCGACTCACCATGTTGGCGGTTATCTGAAGATTGCACCTGAGCATACCGAAGAGGGCCCGCTGAATAAGATGATGAAGCCGGGCATGGGCAGTTACGATAAGTTTAAAGATCTGTTTGATAAGTACTCAAAAGAGGCAGGTAAGAAACAATACCTGATCCCTTACTTTATCTCGGCGCATCCGGGAACCACCAATGAAGACATGGTCAACCTTGCCTTATGGTTGAAAGGCGAGAAGTTCAAGCTTGATCAGGTACAGAACTTCTACCCTTCACCGATGGCGAATGCGACGACAATCTATCATACCGAACTCAATTCACTGAAAAATGTAAAGCACACGAGTGAAGAGGTGTCAGTACCCAAAAAAGGCCGTCAGCGTAAGTTACATAAAGCCTTGTTGCGTTACCACGATCCCGCAGGTTGGCCGCTTATCCGAGAAGCATTAATTGCGATGGGTAAGGAGAAATTAATTGGTAACAGTCCAAGCTGTCTCGTGCCAGCTGAATCTCGTCAAGAGCGTGAAGCACTGCGTAATAAGAAGAAGCTAAACGCTAAAGATGATGGCAAAGGCAAAAAAGCTTTCACCCGCTTCTCTGCCGATCAATTTGCTGAGCGCAAGTCGGAGCAAGGCAAAGCTGGACAGAAAAAGTCGGGCGAAGGTAAAGCTGGTCAAGGTAAAGCCAACGGCAATAAACAGGGCCAAGGGGCGAAGCCAGGCGGAAAACGTCCAGTTAAAAAGAATGCCTGGGGCACCACGCCAAAGCATCAAAGGTAGTGATTGTTCTTGATCACAAGCGCTAGCTAAATCATCAAAAATAAGGGAATATCATTGGGTATTCCCTTTTTTATTGGAGTGTATAATGGCTGATAATTCAGATATCCCAAATAACTCAGATTACAGCGACGATAGCTTTTGGTTAAAGGTAAAACAATTTGCCAAAAAAGCCGGTCGTGAAGTGATCGATAATGCACTGTGTTTGTATTATGCGGCGCAGCGGCCGGATACACCCAAGTGGGCCAAAACGGTGATCTTTGGCGCGCTGGCCTATTTCATCGCACCTATTGATGCCATTCCCGACTTAACCCCGGTGGTGGGGTTCTCCGACGATTTAGGTGCACTGGCTGCCGCACTGGCGATGGTCTCTATGTACGTTGACGACAAAGTAAAAAACCAAGCCGCGGAAAAGACTGCAGCTTGGTTTGATTAGATTTAGGTTAAATATCAACTAAGTTCTACAGGCTGATATTAGTGATAATAAGCGCGATTAAAGCGGTTCATCATAGTGGCAGTCATCGATGTCGCATTGATATAGTCACCCTCTGAAAGCTCAATGACAGTTCTATTCTCACCAATAAAGATTAACGGTAAGCTAGTAACAGTTGTGTCGCTGGAGTCACTATACTTAAGTGCATCTATTTGCACGTGTAGGTGCGGCGCCCCTCCGCCGCCAGTGTCACCGCTGTAAGCGACCAGTTGACCCGCTGTGACCTTATCTCCTAAGCTAACGTTAATACCATTTTGCTTTAGGTGCGCATAAACTGCGACACTGCCATCCTCGTGTAATATTTCTAATTCATTACCATATGGCACACACTCTTCGGTCGGGCAACCAAAATCAGAATCTTCATATGCACTTACAACTTCCCCCGCCGCCATGGCATAAATGGGAGTGCCAATCGGGACATCAAAATCAATGGCGTTGACGTTAATCCCTTGGTGGCTATTTAGTTTTAGCATCCAAGGTTTAAAGTGCTCTTTATTTGGCGCTTGCAGAACTAATGCTTCCTTTTTGATGGGGGATACATATCGCTTCTGTTGAATATTGTTAGTGTTATGTGCATAGGTATGATTCAGGAAGGTGAACCCGATCCCCTTTTGTTCACGGTTCTTTATAGCTATATAGTCAGCAGCATGCACTTTGGTGTTCGCAGGAACCATTACAGGGCTTGGCAGGTAAGCTTTCTCTGTAAGCAACTGTGAGTAATCATCTAACAGCCGGTAAGTGAACGTTTGTGGATAGGGAGTGAAATTTTCAATATAAAGCTGTTGAATACCGCTTGGTTGTTCTATTTTCGTCGTAATATTCCAGTCTTGCTGCAATGTAGGGGCATTAGACCAGTCAATGGGTTGAGGTTGAATGATATATAGCCAATAGAATAAGCCAGCTAATAGCAGCAAGCTCAAGCCTAACTCTGCAAGTTGTGTTTTTCCTGAAAAGCTCAAAGTTTGTAACTGCATATCTACCATAATTCATTTTGAAATGACCTAACTTACAGCTAGGTCATAAAGGTTACATTGCATTATTTACAGGACGCAGAGCCTGTACTCGTGTTTACTTCCATAGATTGACCTGAACCGCAGTTCACTTCAACAGAACTGCCATCTGGATTTACTTTCCTGTAACTAGGGCCTCCAGACTCTTCTGGAGTACCTGATTGGCATTGGTGTCCGTTCATTATGTTACTAAGGCATGAACATCAGGTTTTG
Encoded proteins:
- a CDS encoding MAPEG family protein produces the protein MPLAISGLYISLTAILTVALTYRVIKLRRTHKIGIGSAGNEALALAQRVHGNLLENAPIALLLLIVAEMNGTSAAALHIFGTAWIVARLMHAIGLTQGRGGYHFGRFWGVLTSWAVILGLVVVNLLAFVTSL
- a CDS encoding YgiQ family radical SAM protein, whose protein sequence is MQVESTLFTHPKFRPELTRPAPFLPMSRKEMDKLGWDSCDIIIVTGDAYVDHPSFGMAVIGRMLEAQGFRVGIISQPDWSNKNDFMKLGKPNLYFGVTAGNMDSMINRYTAERRMRHDDAYTAGNLGGKRPDRAVTVYTQRCKEAFKQVPVVIGGIEASLRRIAHYDYWSDKVRRSVILDAKADILVYGNAERPLVELSHRLASGEPVSQLHNIRGTTVIRKEPLPEWKGMDSRKLDQLHKIDPIPNPYGADDVGCKNLSGPTDEKIFDNDAPKAISVQPPRPKPWEKTYVLLPSFEKVSEDKFLYAHASRILHQEQNPGCARALFQKHAERAIWVNPPAWPLNTDEMDGVFDLAYKRVPHPSYGKEKIPAYDMIKTSINIMRGCFGGCSFCSITEHEGRIIQSRSQDSIVKEIKDIQDKVPGFTGVISDLGGPTANMYRLGCSSVKAESTCRRLSCVFPSICGHLDTDHQATIDLYRAARDVPGIKKVLIASGVRYDLATEDPRYVKELATHHVGGYLKIAPEHTEEGPLNKMMKPGMGSYDKFKDLFDKYSKEAGKKQYLIPYFISAHPGTTNEDMVNLALWLKGEKFKLDQVQNFYPSPMANATTIYHTELNSLKNVKHTSEEVSVPKKGRQRKLHKALLRYHDPAGWPLIREALIAMGKEKLIGNSPSCLVPAESRQEREALRNKKKLNAKDDGKGKKAFTRFSADQFAERKSEQGKAGQKKSGEGKAGQGKANGNKQGQGAKPGGKRPVKKNAWGTTPKHQR
- a CDS encoding YkvA family protein, which translates into the protein MADNSDIPNNSDYSDDSFWLKVKQFAKKAGREVIDNALCLYYAAQRPDTPKWAKTVIFGALAYFIAPIDAIPDLTPVVGFSDDLGALAAALAMVSMYVDDKVKNQAAEKTAAWFD
- a CDS encoding M23 family metallopeptidase, coding for MQLQTLSFSGKTQLAELGLSLLLLAGLFYWLYIIQPQPIDWSNAPTLQQDWNITTKIEQPSGIQQLYIENFTPYPQTFTYRLLDDYSQLLTEKAYLPSPVMVPANTKVHAADYIAIKNREQKGIGFTFLNHTYAHNTNNIQQKRYVSPIKKEALVLQAPNKEHFKPWMLKLNSHQGINVNAIDFDVPIGTPIYAMAAGEVVSAYEDSDFGCPTEECVPYGNELEILHEDGSVAVYAHLKQNGINVSLGDKVTAGQLVAYSGDTGGGGAPHLHVQIDALKYSDSSDTTVTSLPLIFIGENRTVIELSEGDYINATSMTATMMNRFNRAYYH